CAAGCAAGATTAGGAGACTAATAAATTAACTGTGgcagagagaatgaaataaatactaaACAGCAGTTTAGCTGTTTGACCAAAAAGGAAAGCATAATTAATTCTAACAAGAGAATTAAAGAAGGCTTCACAGGAAGATGTTGAGTAGGATCTTGAGAAATCATAAAAAGGTAGTACTCTCTTTACAGTAATGTGTACCATATCATTTGGGCCtcctaaacagattttttttttttttttgccattcccaTTCTACAGAGATGAAGAGAAATCTGAGCAAAATAATTGCCTAAAGtcatataattaataaataacagATTTGGGAAGCAAACCCAGATCTCTCTTTCCACAATACCCATATTTCTCCAAGTGTGGACCCTGATCACCTGGACCGAGTCATTTTGTGGGGGATGGTGCCtgttgaaaatgcagattccatgGTGCCTCCCCAGACTTTTTGAATAAAAAAGcttggtggtaggcttcaggatCTGGttttgggttttctgtttgtttgttttgttgttgttgttgttggccacgcctgcagcatctgtcagttcccagaccagggacctatgcttgccacagcagcaacccaggccactgcagtgacaatgcccagtccttaacccactgtgccacaaggaaactcccaggatctgagttgggtttttttttttctttttggttttggtttttgtttttgctttttaatacctgcatctgcaacatatggatgttcctgggtcagggattgaatctgagctgcagctgcaacctgagccactccagtggattcttaaccaattgcaccatagtgggaactccctgtgggtttttgttttgttttttaatctcaggTAAATCTTACAGCCACTAAAGTTTGAGAAGAGGatgtagaattctaggttgagGGAGTACTAAAaacaaaggcaagaaaatgaaagttgTGTTTTAGGAGCGATGAGTAGTTTGGGATTTTTAGACCACAGATATGTGAAAGGATGTAGTGGGGGGTGATTATGGATTATGAATTAGCTGGATTATGAAAGGCTTTAAAAAGCCATgttaaggagtttggattttttgAGGGGTAGGCAATGAGAACCCACTGAAggtatttttctgaatatatgtattttacatacatGGGGGGAGGGAATAACTCTTAGGTCTCTTTTGTGGGTTATATTTAATAGCTTAGAACCTACTGTATATATGGATCatttaatacttaaatatttaagcTTCCTGAATTAATTTAAGTAATTATAATCAATTTAATTTTCCAAGaaccttagggttttttttcataTCCCacaggtggtttttatttttatttttccactcctACAACCATCTTTAttacatgtgttttattttttgttttttggttttgtctttttgcctttttcttgagccgctcccgcggcacatggaggtttccaggccagaggtccaatcagagctgaagccaccggcctacgccagggccacagcaactcgggatccaagcagagtctgcaacctacaccacagctcacggcaacgctggatctttaacccactgaccaaggccagggatcgaaccgcaacctcatggttcctagtcggattcgttaaccactgcgccacgacagaaactcgcGTCTCTTCATGAACTGCAGCATGCCTATTACACTCATTCCTACAAATAACAAAGTTTTCAGTGAAGCAAGTGGGTAGCATCCTGATAACCCTCTTTGATGTATATTTGAGATAGAAGTGACTGTGTGCGTCTATATATATAAACCTAATAGAGGAGTTcgtgtcgtggagcagtggaaacgaatccgactaggaacgatgaggttgtgggttcgatccctggcctcactcagtgggttaaggatccggcattgccgtaagctgtggtgtaggtcccagaggtggctcggtattggcgttgctgtggctgtgtcgtaggggggcagctacagctctgattagacccctagcctgggaacctccatatgctgctggtgtggctctaaaaggacaaaagacaaaaataataataataataataataataaacataatagaGATATAAATGACTCTAAGGTATGCAGTATGTTGATTTGATGTATTTATATACTGCAGTATGATTAGCACCATAGTGTTAGGTAACCCCTCTATCATGTCatataattatgatttttttttcttgtggcaaGAAAAATTAAGACCTAGTCTCTTAACAACTTTGAaatttataatacagtattgCTGACTGTAATCATTCTGCTATGTATTAGATCATCCCAATAAGACTTGTTTTTCAAATCAAATCTTTCCCACTGTTTTTCCATCTAGTCACAGTCTTTTAGATTTTTCCCATAATTTTCCTATTGAAATCATGTGTCATCACTTGGAAAAGTTTACAGTTTCATTTCAGAGATTTTActgttcatgtattttaaaagataattcagTAATCTAAACACCTAGTCCAATAGTAACCACTGAGGtatctcattatttaaaattccctatctaggagttcctgatgtgatgcaatgggatcctcggtgtctctgcagctcaggacacaggttcaatccctggcccaacatagtgggttaaaggatccagcattgggagttcccgtggtggctcagtggttaacaaatccgactaggaaccatgaggttgcgtgttcaatctctgaccttgctcagtgggttaaggatccggcattgctgtgggctgtggtgtaggttgcaaactcggctcggatcaaaaaaaaaaaaaagaacttttccttttCGTTCACAGCTTAGCTAACTGGCATTAAAGGCCTTGCTTTGGCCTTTCTCAGTTTTCAATGTGCTTTCCTCGCTAAGCTCATTCAtatctagcttttgatttaaaacgAGAAACTTGAGCCTCTTCCTTTCACTTTAACTCTTACAGCTCATTGAAATGTTATTAACTGGCTAAActtcaatattgttgtgtctcagggaatagggaggcccaaggagagagagatggaggaatgGCCAGCTGATGGAGCAGTGAGAACAAACACATTTATCAATTAAATTTGCCGTCTTATATGGATATGGCTCATGGCGCCCCAAAATAATTACTAGTTTCCCcagacagacagatacacacacacacacacacgcacacgcacacgcacacgcacacgcacacgcacacgcacactttgcttcttcttgcttcttttctttgctctgtCAGACTCTCTGCCTTTGCTGTCTTACTGACTTTTACTAAAAGTTCTTTGAGATTTAGCTGAAAGGTCTGGACTCATAGAAGCTTTACCTAACTCTTGCCTCTCCTGAGTTCTCTTGTATCGGGTTGGCAGTATATCACCGTTGTTCTTTCCACATCCTGCTGTATAATCGTCTTTGTGACTGAAGACTTTGAGTGCCTTCAAGACAGGGATATGGCTTATCCATTGTGTATTCTTCCACCCTCCATCCCCTGGGCCTAACCCAGCCTCTGGCATgtagtgaatatttttttaatgtttttgtttgtttgtttgtttgttttgtctttttgccttttctagggctactcttatggcatatggaggttcccaggctaggagtctaatcggacctgtaaccgccagcctatgccagagccacagcaatgccagatctgagccgcgttttcgacttacaccacagctcacggcaacgccggatcctcaacccactgaacaaggccagggatcgaacctgaaacctcatagttcctagttggattcattaaccacagagccacaacagaaactcctgtttttttaatgttgatgaattaaataatatataaatcctATCTAGGCACCACAACATTTAGTATCTTTAAGGACTTTCTTCAACATGTATGGAAACGAAATGTTTCCTTATCAACATCTAGTCTAATTTTACGTTCTCTCCATCATTGCTTTTCAGGCATACTACACTGATCATGTGGCAATACAACACTAAAACTGTGCTTCAGCATTTACACGTAGAATCTTTACGTACAGAGCTTCTACAGAAGtccctgagagttcccattgtggctcagtgggttaagcaccccactagtatccatggggatgtcaggtctatccctggcctcactcattggattaaggatctggcattgccacaagctgcagcgtaggtcgcagatgtgactcagaacTGACActgatgtagctgtggtgtaggctggcagctacagctccaattcaacccctagcctgggaaccatatgccacaggtgcagccctaaaaagacgtgtgtgtgtgtgtgtgtgtgtgtgtgtgcgcgcgcgcacgcgcgcacgcgcgcgcttCCATCCCAAATACCTTCTGTGAGAGAATCTTTTAGAACGTCTGATCTGACAAATATGTATGTACCTATAGAGCAATGAGGGAGGatatttgaaatcaggaaaaccGGACACAACATTTACATCTACCTTGCACGCTGGATCAGCCTATAGGCAATGTACTTTCGGAATAGGTATCCCAGCCGAACTGTGTCCGTATGAAGTGTCTCAATTATGAGCTTCTTAGCTGTTGTGTATAGCTGCGAAGGGAGTTTAGAAGCTTCTGTGGCCTGATTTAAGAGTATCAGATTCTTCCGCTGAGCCTCCACATCAACAAAATACTTCTCCTCTTTGAGCTCTTGGGTATAGGAAGTAGATACAACCATCTTGGGTTTCTTGGTACCTGAAACTGAAGTCAGTATCCAGGACTTATCAATAGGGGGAAATCGGGATGTCTGGTCCCATTCAGAAGGCGAGCTCTGCGATGTTTTGGGTAGTTGAGTCATAGGAGAAGGTAGCGATGTTACAGGCTTAATGGGAGTTGGGAGGACCTCCTCGTCAATGTAAGGGGTTTGTGATACTGGTGTCCTATAATCAGTGAGATGTGTTCTAGACTGTTCCATGGCAAAAGGATCTCGGGATCTCTGGGTTTCTTCAGAAGTGTCAGAGACCTCTGATATTTGGGACTTCTTAGTGGCAAAAGGGGCTTGAGATGCCTTGAAACTTGGCACCCTGGGATGGACCAATGCAGATTTagatttcagaggaaaaatagTTGACAATCTTTCCTTACTTGTCTTAGATACAGGAGATGGCAAATCCTTCTGGGGCCTTCCAGAGATTGAGGGAGCCATTAGTGTTGGGGGAGGCCCAGGTATGGGAGAGATCCAGAGTGGGGAAGCTTGCCCAGGAAGAGTCCGTGGTGGCAGATGCTGCCGAAGGATATTAGAGGCTTGTAGATAGGGAGATTGGTCATGGGTGGCAGGGGTCTGGGATGCCTGAAGCTGCTCAGAGAGGGTTAAGGGTCTAGATTCCAAGAGCTCCCCAGGGATGGAAGAGGCCCAAGGAACCAAAGGCTTCCTAGGAGAGAGAGGAGCCACGATACTGGGAATCTGTGCAGAGGTGGCTGGGACTCTAGAGCTAAGGGGTTGTCTAGAATCAAGAAGGGGCTTCAACATCAGAGGTGACTGGGGAGTCAGAGAGTCCTTAGATACGAAGCCTTGCCTAGAAACAAAGAGGGCTTCCAGTGCAAGAGGCTGTCCTGGTATGGGAGGCAGCTGAGATATTGGGCTAGGAGCTGGTGTCGGGAACTGAACAGAGGTGGACTGACCCTTAGAAACTGGGATCTGTCTAGGGGAAGGAAAAATTTGTGGTGCCAGGAGCTTCCTCGGGTCTGAAGGAATCCTCATTCCTGGGGATTTCTCAGGGACAAAAGGAGATTGTGTAAAAGGAAATGTAGATGTCCGCAAAGTAGTAGAAGGGACCTCAAACCTCAGGGACTTCTCAGCAATAGGAGCAGATGATGCTGGGGACTTCCTAGGAATGCGAGGAGCATGTGAGATGACAGATTTATCAGTAATGGTAAAGATCCCAGCTTCCAGGGTGTGTCCTGAAGGAGAACCAGCCCAGGGCTTTGAGGGCTGCTCATCACTGAGAGAAGCTCTCGATATCAGGTCCTGCTCAGACAGAAGAGTAACACCCATGGACTGGGCCTGCCCTAGGGTAAAGGGGGCTCCTAAAGGTTGGATTTGTTCTGGGGTATGGGCAGATTTTGAGGCATAGGCTTTATCTGAGGTGAGATGGACCCCTAATTCCCCAAACTGTTCTGGGGAGAGAGAAACACCCAACGCTTGAGCCTGTCCTAAAGTGAAAGGAGCCCCCAAATCCTGGACCTGCTGAAGGGTGACATGGATCCCTAGCGCCTGGGCCTGCTGAGCAGTGATGGGGATCCTCAGTGCCCGGGCCTGCTCAGGGGTGGCATGGAGCCCCAGTGCCTGGGCCTGCTCAGGGGTGGCATGGAGCCCCAGTGCCTGGGCCTGCTCAATGGTGACGGGGATCCTTGGTGCCCGGGCCTGCTCAGGGATGATGGGGGTCCCCAGTGCCTGGACTTGCTGAGGGGTGAGGGTGATGCCTTGGGCCTGGGCCTGCTCAGGGGTGACAGGGAACCCCAGTGCCCAGGCCTGCTCAGGAGTATGGGCTGCTCCCAAACCCTGAGACATTTTAGGAGTAGGAGTTTCCCCCAATGCCTGAACCTGATAAGAAGTGGGAGTGATTCCCAGTGCCTGGGCCTCTTCAGGGGTAAAAAGGGGGGCCTGCTGAGGGGTGAGAGTGATTAACTTTGTGGGAGGCTGTCCAGAAATAGAAAAGCCCCCAGGTGAGGAAGGTCGCGTGGAGATGGGAGGAACAATTGGTACGGGGTACTTTCCTTCGGGAAGAGCCCCTAATTTCTTCAGATTCCCATCGAACTCTTTTCTTTGGTGTAGCTGGGCTGTGGCTTTCGGTGTGCTCTTCCACCTGGGAGACCATGTCACCGACGTTTGACTGAGCGCCTGGACTAGTTCTTGTAAAGTCTTCATCTCCTTTGCTGTTTTCTGCGTCTGCCTTTTTTGGTCCTCTGCCTTTTTCCTTGGCTTCTGCTTCTCCTCCGCTTCCTTCCAACTGCTCTCTTGCTCCAGATACCTCACTTTCTTCTGAACCTGTATCATCTGctgtcctttctccttctccagaGGTACTTCTTGtactttcattttttgcttccatgcttccagctgctgctcctctgcctccagacgcctttctttctcctcttccctttgctttttcttcttaccCGGTTCAATCTGCTTTGACAtcctttgtttttgctgttctttcCACACCTCTTCTTCCTGCCACTGTTTCTGCTTCTGTTGCTCTTGCTTTTCCTCCTTCATCGGGAGCCATGCGCCTTCCTTCTCCAAATTCTTATTTATCATCTCATAGCTCCTCTCTTCTTGCAACTGGTGTTTCAAAATGGTACCAAAATTCTTTTGTCGACCCTCTTGCAAATACTCCTCCctcctttgcttttccttctccttatGATCTCGCCCTACTGTTGAGGCTGCTGGGATATCTCCTTCACTTTCGATTTCAGTCAAGATCATTTGTATTAAATTATCAGTTAGTGGGTCAAGGCTCTCATGTGAAAGTAAGGTGTTAATTTCCGACCTTGCGCTCAGCGACTTCTGAACAGGTGGTCCCGGCATAAATGAGACtacctttttttgtttcataGGTTTCTCTCCAACTGcattttttatatctttgtaCTTTCTCAAGATTCTTGCCACATTTTCAGCCACTTTTTGGAAATATTCCTCCATTTTTGACTTTATGATTCCTAATTTTTCAACTTCTGCTCTCTTTAATAATAACTCTTCTTTTGGCACTGTCTTTTTATCCAAAGGCTTTCCTGTGGCATCGATTTTCTCTTTTAGGAATGACACTATGGCTTCCTGAAATGCTTCCAGGTTACTCTGTTCACTTTTGTCATCTGCAATTCCTAAAGTCTCTTTAGTTATCCTAGGTTGTGTTTTAACAAGTTCATGAGACTTGACTGTCTGGGCGAGCGCCACCATAtccttttcttcagttttttcttctttgcttgcaGTGGTTCCTGGAGAGatttgttgtttctttccttttagttttaCCTTCTCAGAGGAATAATCAAGTTGGCTGACACTGGATGGCTCTACCTGGCTACTCATTTTTGCCGCCTCCTTTTTGCCCTCTTTATCCATTGACACAGGGGTgagttcctcttttttctctgaaGCATTGGGACTTTTGCTAAGCGAAGGTTCAAGTTTGGCCTTCCTGAGCAGTTCCCATATACCGCTTGTTCCATCTCTGCTGCCTTGGCTCTTTGTGTCCATAGAAGGAAAATCGGCAGGGGGATGTTGGCTTTTTGTTTCAGGAACTGACTTTGATTTGGCTTCAgaaaaggatttcttttcttttcttttcttttccagcgCTTGTAAGTCCAAGTCGTGATCGAGTTTGGTCCCAGAGGCTTTCTGTTTACCTTTGTCATCACTCAGAGTTGATTCAGAGGTCTCCTTCACATATGGGCCTTTTGTGTGCTTTCGTTTCTGTGACTGATGCTGATCAGGCCCATCTTCCTGAACCTCCACTGATACCTTATCTTCAGGGATATCTTTAGaagactttttctgttttttttcaggTAAAGGGTGCTGCTGCTCAGTTAAATCAGGGAACATTTTCACTGGGCCTGCATGTGAAATAGCTGAGTTCGGCCTTCTCCCCAGAGGTGTGGTCCCTTTTCTTTGGGACTTATCTACAATGTTTGCAAATTCATTGACCAAAATATTGTCTATACTGTCTTCTATGCCACCTTGGCTAGTGGCCGTGGATGACTCTCGAGAAGGTTCAGGTAACACTTTCAGTGCTGATGTGGGCAATGCTTTGAGTTCTGCGCCTCTGGATCGAAGAAGTTGTTCAtagttttcttctgctttttgaaGTTTCTGCtgaagcatttcatttttttcactgagATCTTGTATTATCTTCAGAGAAATTCCTTTTTCGTCTGtctcatttatatacatattggTACCTTGGAGGCTAATAATTTTCACTTCATCATTTAGTGTACTTAAAGCTTTAGAAAGGTTTGCTATTGTTgatgatatatatttaatagcATTGTTTTCCAATTTATTGAACATTGCAGTACCTATGAGTTCCTGCAGCATATCTTGGATTTCTGAAATCTTTCTGTTTGTTGCAAATTCATCACTAATCATCTGATCTGGTCTTAAAGCATGAGCTGTTGCAGGTCGCTTTATAACTCTTTCTTTCCAAGATTTCCACAGAGAACCTCTAGacgctaaaaggaaaaaaataaaaacttcaaatgatgagagctcatttcttcttttgcatTGTGTTCTATCTATGTTTAAGCTTAAGAAGTTTAGCCTCAATATCTCTGGTCACTGTagaggcacgggttccatccctggcctggcaaggTGGGTTAGGGGATCTAGCATACTcacagctgaagcttggattcaatatctggcccaggaactgccatatgtcatggatgtgaccattaatttttttttttaataaaagcaaggtgtaaagaaaaaaagtaaataaaagcaaaaatgaagagtTTCCACTATGGTGAAACAGGATCaggcagcgtctctgcagtgccagggcacaggtttgatccttggtccccagtgcagtaggttaagaattcggcattgccacagctgtggcgtagggcacagccattaaaaaaacatacacacacacacacacacacacacacacacacacagggaggagttctcatcatggctcagcagtaatgaacctgactaggatccatgaggatgtgggttcgattctggcctcactcagtaggttaaggatccagcgttgccatgagctcagatcctgtgttggtgtaggtcagcaactgtagctctgattctacccctagcctgggaacttccatataccacagttttgggcctaaaaggcaaaaaaatatatacgcacacatacacacacacacatatgtatatggagttcctgtcatggctgtcattgctgtgaactgtgggatagatggcagatgcagctccgattcaacccctagcgtgggaaattccatatgctgtgggtccagccctgcaaagacaaaagacaaaaagaaaaaaaatttatatatatgtgtgtgtatatatgtgtgtatatatatataaaatgtatgtgtatataaaatctaaaatttccaggttttttcttttttctgctctataatgtttcatttttaatttttttattaaagtgtagttgatttataatgtttgaTCAAGTTCtgtcatacagcaaagtgacccaatcacacacatttccctgtgctgtacagtggggtcCCATTAtccatccactccaaatataacagtttgtatccaAAAAACTCCCCAAATGCCCAtacatcacactccctcccctttcccctcggaaaccccaagtctgctctccttggccatgacctatttctgtttttttgtgtgtggttttttttttgtttgtttgtttttttagataggatcatctgttccatattataggtttcataaataaatgatatagtatttgtcttttctttctggattacttcacttattatgagagtctgtagttccatccatgttgctgcaaatggcattattttgtcttttttatggctgagtaatgttct
Above is a genomic segment from Phacochoerus africanus isolate WHEZ1 chromosome 7, ROS_Pafr_v1, whole genome shotgun sequence containing:
- the FAM186A gene encoding protein FAM186A, which gives rise to MPTETDGKHEAEKEALDFNIMYRSVLDSSEIPKLEIPFTVQDIISRIEEAQHYRAREDLNMQLNDIMVNVQRIINRYSIDENVHSGRKISLSEHKKRRPSLLEKIVNCAKAAEIKEKTLAFLLAWLEEWNVILSAMTAIDIDEHHHWIAQMEMLPETFKTIESNVKLLTKIRASLLEEKKKQKKKSASRGSLWKSWKERVIKRPATAHALRPDQMISDEFATNRKISEIQDMLQELIGTAMFNKLENNAIKYISSTIANLSKALSTLNDEVKIISLQGTNMYINETDEKGISLKIIQDLSEKNEMLQQKLQKAEENYEQLLRSRGAELKALPTSALKVLPEPSRESSTATSQGGIEDSIDNILVNEFANIVDKSQRKGTTPLGRRPNSAISHAGPVKMFPDLTEQQHPLPEKKQKKSSKDIPEDKVSVEVQEDGPDQHQSQKRKHTKGPYVKETSESTLSDDKGKQKASGTKLDHDLDLQALEKKRKEKKSFSEAKSKSVPETKSQHPPADFPSMDTKSQGSRDGTSGIWELLRKAKLEPSLSKSPNASEKKEELTPVSMDKEGKKEAAKMSSQVEPSSVSQLDYSSEKVKLKGKKQQISPGTTASKEEKTEEKDMVALAQTVKSHELVKTQPRITKETLGIADDKSEQSNLEAFQEAIVSFLKEKIDATGKPLDKKTVPKEELLLKRAEVEKLGIIKSKMEEYFQKVAENVARILRKYKDIKNAVGEKPMKQKKVVSFMPGPPVQKSLSARSEINTLLSHESLDPLTDNLIQMILTEIESEGDIPAASTVGRDHKEKEKQRREEYLQEGRQKNFGTILKHQLQEERSYEMINKNLEKEGAWLPMKEEKQEQQKQKQWQEEEVWKEQQKQRMSKQIEPGKKKKQREEEKERRLEAEEQQLEAWKQKMKVQEVPLEKEKGQQMIQVQKKVRYLEQESSWKEAEEKQKPRKKAEDQKRQTQKTAKEMKTLQELVQALSQTSVTWSPRWKSTPKATAQLHQRKEFDGNLKKLGALPEGKYPVPIVPPISTRPSSPGGFSISGQPPTKLITLTPQQAPLFTPEEAQALGITPTSYQVQALGETPTPKMSQGLGAAHTPEQAWALGFPVTPEQAQAQGITLTPQQVQALGTPIIPEQARAPRIPVTIEQAQALGLHATPEQAQALGLHATPEQARALRIPITAQQAQALGIHVTLQQVQDLGAPFTLGQAQALGVSLSPEQFGELGVHLTSDKAYASKSAHTPEQIQPLGAPFTLGQAQSMGVTLLSEQDLISRASLSDEQPSKPWAGSPSGHTLEAGIFTITDKSVISHAPRIPRKSPASSAPIAEKSLRFEVPSTTLRTSTFPFTQSPFVPEKSPGMRIPSDPRKLLAPQIFPSPRQIPVSKGQSTSVQFPTPAPSPISQLPPIPGQPLALEALFVSRQGFVSKDSLTPQSPLMLKPLLDSRQPLSSRVPATSAQIPSIVAPLSPRKPLVPWASSIPGELLESRPLTLSEQLQASQTPATHDQSPYLQASNILRQHLPPRTLPGQASPLWISPIPGPPPTLMAPSISGRPQKDLPSPVSKTSKERLSTIFPLKSKSALVHPRVPSFKASQAPFATKKSQISEVSDTSEETQRSRDPFAMEQSRTHLTDYRTPVSQTPYIDEEVLPTPIKPVTSLPSPMTQLPKTSQSSPSEWDQTSRFPPIDKSWILTSVSGTKKPKMVVSTSYTQELKEEKYFVDVEAQRKNLILLNQATEASKLPSQLYTTAKKLIIETLHTDTVRLGYLFRKYIAYRLIQRARNNIVKRLQAIQNTGRGYETQNLYIMLNKIDDYQKKVMRIWLEKQKSLQQKRNQCLRKTMYLFSQLQEIYKLNLNQPIPLITDKKQVHVSTKLVQQPFLKLLREEDRKYCIFNKFGQEDQMEAIWNADLSTSSYPITEKPSMYSLWAQLGGYPDIPMLLQLDVHSVFRRSLTCIQSK